A single Mangrovimonas sp. YM274 DNA region contains:
- a CDS encoding T9SS type A sorting domain-containing protein: MEQSIDLSPYINPALNTGKDNGTIKLNEKAKNSLKLTLLNNQENDPLNEDLSEDIQRVRISFIASDGFTRFLLLGFTPDNAASDAVDYGYDALNTENFPNDMYWFINGNYYVIQGVGTFDVSKSYPLAIQLSDDAYFEISLNALENFQEPIDVYIYDSELDISFQINDNNYQNKLEAGLYTNRFYLTFVNNFSLSVNEYLNESIEIRFLQKQQQLYITTPDNVFTEEVSLINIVSQSMSIWDVSSKINSQYFPIRNLSDGIYFVRIKTNTGIHTRKLIYTH, translated from the coding sequence ATGGAACAGTCTATAGATTTAAGCCCATATATAAATCCCGCCCTAAACACAGGTAAGGACAATGGCACTATAAAATTAAATGAGAAGGCCAAGAATAGTTTGAAATTAACTCTTTTAAATAATCAAGAAAATGATCCTCTTAATGAAGATCTGTCCGAAGATATACAAAGAGTAAGAATTTCATTTATTGCTTCAGACGGTTTTACAAGATTCTTACTTCTTGGCTTTACTCCTGACAATGCAGCTAGTGATGCTGTGGACTATGGCTATGACGCATTGAATACTGAAAACTTTCCAAATGATATGTATTGGTTTATCAATGGTAATTATTACGTTATTCAAGGTGTTGGAACTTTTGATGTTTCAAAAAGTTATCCTCTAGCAATTCAGCTTAGTGATGATGCTTATTTTGAAATTAGTCTTAATGCCCTAGAAAATTTTCAAGAACCTATTGATGTCTATATTTATGATAGTGAATTGGATATTTCCTTTCAAATTAATGATAACAATTACCAAAACAAATTAGAGGCAGGCCTGTATACCAATAGATTCTACTTAACATTCGTGAACAATTTTTCATTGAGCGTAAATGAGTATTTAAATGAATCAATAGAAATTCGATTTCTCCAGAAACAGCAACAATTATATATAACAACGCCGGATAATGTTTTTACAGAAGAGGTCAGTCTCATAAATATAGTAAGTCAATCTATGTCAATCTGGGATGTTTCGTCAAAAATAAACAGCCAATATTTTCCCATTAGAAATCTTAGTGATGGAATATATTTTGTAAGAATTAAAACCAATACGGGAATACATACAAGAAAACTTATTTATACCCATTAA